A genomic window from Sporosarcina sp. Marseille-Q4063 includes:
- a CDS encoding cold-shock protein, whose amino-acid sequence MYQGKVKWFSNEKGYGFIEAEDGEDVFVHFTGIVGDGFKTLDEGEIVSFEITDGNRGPQAANVSKLGNHD is encoded by the coding sequence ATGTACCAAGGAAAAGTGAAATGGTTCAGCAATGAAAAAGGATATGGTTTCATTGAAGCGGAAGACGGAGAAGATGTGTTTGTTCACTTTACTGGCATTGTTGGTGATGGATTTAAAACGCTTGATGAAGGTGAAATAGTATCTTTTGAAATCACTGATGGGAACCGCGGACCTCAGGCGGCCAATGTCTCAAAACTAGGAAATCATGACTAA
- a CDS encoding HD domain-containing protein, translated as MEQLLRKCRETAEEIYLKFDASHDLDHINRVMKNAIEIAATEPSANKFIINLGVLLHDIEDAKYKSDDTLSVREILEMHEADEKLIDEVIACIDSVSFSGGNEKSITSIEGAIIRDADRLDAIGAIGIARAFTFGGARGRKLYDANEEARTQMSEEEYRKKGTATVTHFYEKLLLLKDLMVTTEGKRLAKERHQFMVEFLEQLDREIGIENAEKD; from the coding sequence ATGGAACAATTATTACGAAAATGCCGGGAAACAGCTGAAGAGATCTATCTGAAATTTGATGCAAGCCATGATTTGGATCATATCAATCGAGTCATGAAAAATGCGATTGAAATTGCAGCGACAGAACCTTCGGCGAATAAATTTATTATTAATTTAGGTGTCTTGCTTCATGATATTGAAGATGCGAAATATAAGTCAGATGATACGCTATCTGTGAGAGAAATTCTTGAAATGCACGAAGCCGATGAAAAATTGATTGATGAAGTAATCGCTTGTATAGACAGCGTATCATTTAGTGGGGGAAATGAAAAATCGATTACTTCAATTGAAGGGGCAATTATTCGCGATGCGGATCGTTTAGATGCAATCGGCGCTATCGGAATTGCGAGGGCTTTCACTTTTGGAGGAGCCAGGGGAAGAAAACTATATGATGCAAATGAAGAAGCCCGCACACAAATGTCGGAGGAAGAATATCGCAAAAAGGGAACCGCCACTGTAACACACTTTTATGAAAAGTTATTATTGTTGAAAGATTTAATGGTGACGACTGAAGGAAAACGATTAGCCAAAGAACGTCATCAATTTATGGTGGAATTTTTGGAACAACTTGATAGAGAAATAGGGATTGAAAATGCGGAAAAAGATTAA
- a CDS encoding bifunctional 2-polyprenyl-6-hydroxyphenol methylase/3-demethylubiquinol 3-O-methyltransferase UbiG, whose protein sequence is MEWVQEFYKEQYRITEGMADAITKFDEALVDKVESTAGVNRQLKILELGGGLGLFAVAAAKRGHDVTVIELVPSAVEKIHKLATVHDVEEKMKIIQGDFYEIDLPNDFDVVCYWDGFGVGSDDDQKLLLQRIDNWLLPSGVALIDVYTPWYWAKISGREMKIDEDSYRRYGFDPEGCRMLDTWWATDYPKVTQSLRCYSPADLTMLLSGTSLFLHSIKPGGEMDYDKWIFTENVPLERAMTFLAVLKK, encoded by the coding sequence ATGGAATGGGTACAAGAATTTTATAAGGAACAATACCGTATTACTGAAGGCATGGCGGATGCAATTACGAAATTCGATGAAGCACTTGTTGATAAGGTTGAATCAACCGCGGGCGTAAATAGACAATTGAAAATCCTGGAATTAGGCGGAGGTCTTGGTCTTTTTGCGGTTGCGGCGGCGAAGCGCGGCCACGATGTAACCGTCATTGAACTTGTTCCTTCCGCTGTTGAAAAGATTCATAAATTAGCAACGGTCCATGATGTTGAAGAAAAGATGAAAATCATCCAGGGCGATTTTTATGAGATTGATTTACCAAATGACTTTGACGTCGTTTGCTATTGGGATGGCTTTGGCGTCGGTTCAGATGATGATCAAAAGCTGTTACTGCAGCGAATAGATAATTGGCTCTTACCTTCAGGTGTCGCTTTGATAGATGTTTATACACCGTGGTACTGGGCAAAAATTTCTGGTCGGGAAATGAAAATTGATGAAGATAGTTATAGACGTTATGGGTTCGATCCAGAAGGTTGTCGCATGCTTGATACTTGGTGGGCTACGGATTACCCGAAAGTTACACAATCATTGCGCTGTTATTCACCAGCCGATTTAACAATGTTATTGTCCGGAACAAGTTTATTTTTACATTCAATTAAACCCGGCGGCGAAATGGATTATGACAAATGGATTTTCACAGAAAACGTGCCACTTGAAAGAGCAATGACTTTTCTAGCCGTTCTTAAGAAATAA
- a CDS encoding amidase, translated as MRNLTIKEMKDGFSNKEFSPVEIARDYLNRIEEFNELNAFITVTEEIALKQATIAEQKYLAGEQTGILEGVPISYKDNLYTKGIRTTSGSKIEEDFIPDVDAGIVSKLQREGAVNLGKVNMHEYAFGITSDNPFYNPVKNPWNTAYTPGGSSGGSGAAVAASLCAASIGTDTAGSIRIPAASTGIVGLKPTHGLIVDTNVRNISWSLDHIGPLTKNMSDLGIMMDAMTGADYSSSLSEDIRGLRIGVPKNYFNDLIENDTAELYAEALKNLEKLGAILIEVDIPFSQADLAYSLSIGIAEAGYVHEKFITESIDLYGRDVKASLEFSHSILALDYIKALKRKKEVFSNFEDLFTNVDILATPTMADTTKKIGETKFEINGVMDSTFNAMIRLPAVFNFTGQPALSLPCGIASNGLPVGLQLASSAFNEITLLQAGYAYEQAFLGAFYEEREKRLMK; from the coding sequence TTGAGAAACCTTACGATAAAAGAAATGAAAGATGGGTTTAGTAATAAAGAGTTTTCACCTGTTGAAATCGCCCGTGATTATTTGAACCGAATTGAAGAATTTAACGAATTAAATGCTTTTATTACCGTTACTGAGGAAATTGCATTAAAGCAAGCAACCATTGCAGAACAAAAGTACCTAGCCGGTGAGCAAACCGGGATACTTGAAGGGGTTCCAATCTCTTATAAAGATAATCTGTACACAAAAGGGATTCGCACAACAAGCGGCTCTAAAATCGAAGAAGATTTCATACCAGATGTTGATGCTGGGATTGTCTCGAAACTCCAACGTGAAGGTGCAGTCAATCTGGGGAAGGTGAATATGCATGAGTACGCTTTTGGAATTACATCCGATAATCCTTTTTATAATCCTGTTAAAAACCCATGGAATACTGCGTACACGCCTGGCGGATCTAGCGGCGGTTCGGGTGCAGCCGTGGCAGCTTCGCTATGTGCTGCATCAATCGGAACAGACACAGCAGGTTCCATTCGAATACCAGCAGCGTCTACGGGTATCGTTGGGCTAAAACCTACTCATGGTTTAATCGTTGATACAAATGTAAGAAATATTTCTTGGTCTCTTGATCATATTGGTCCGCTAACAAAGAATATGAGCGATTTGGGAATCATGATGGATGCGATGACGGGTGCAGATTATTCAAGTTCACTCTCAGAAGACATTCGCGGTCTGCGAATCGGCGTGCCGAAAAACTATTTCAATGATTTGATTGAAAACGATACTGCTGAATTATATGCTGAAGCACTTAAAAATCTGGAGAAATTAGGCGCAATTTTAATTGAAGTTGACATCCCTTTCTCGCAAGCTGATTTAGCCTATTCACTCAGTATTGGCATCGCAGAAGCCGGTTATGTACATGAAAAGTTTATAACTGAATCAATCGACTTATATGGTCGTGACGTGAAAGCTTCACTAGAATTCAGCCATTCGATATTAGCACTTGATTATATTAAAGCTTTAAAAAGAAAAAAAGAAGTGTTTTCAAATTTCGAAGATTTATTTACAAACGTAGATATATTAGCGACTCCAACAATGGCCGATACTACAAAGAAAATCGGGGAAACGAAATTTGAAATAAACGGCGTGATGGACAGTACATTTAACGCGATGATCCGTCTTCCAGCTGTCTTTAACTTTACAGGACAACCCGCCCTATCACTTCCTTGCGGGATTGCATCAAACGGGCTTCCAGTCGGCCTTCAACTCGCTAGTTCCGCATTTAATGAAATAACATTACTCCAAGCAGGTTACGCATATGAACAAGCATTTTTGGGAGCGTTTTACGAGGAACGAGAAAAACGCTTAATGAAATAA
- a CDS encoding GNAT family N-acetyltransferase → MTTLTIETDRLIIRPFQNSDYEQWSIGFDNRLPSTYKYDDGYEDSSPYTKKWFIDWIKGFQETAEKDDVYILGIFRKEDGANIGNIEVIKILRQDYDWAMMGYSIHNQFFRQGYGKESVQAATELFFSELNFHRIELQINVDNEPSQKLAESAGFQFECVRKDFFYEGGKWIDQLIYYKNRNNSW, encoded by the coding sequence ATGACAACATTAACAATAGAAACAGATCGACTAATAATCAGGCCCTTTCAAAATAGCGATTATGAACAATGGTCTATCGGGTTTGATAATAGACTGCCCTCGACCTATAAATACGATGATGGTTATGAAGATTCATCACCTTATACAAAAAAGTGGTTTATTGACTGGATCAAAGGGTTTCAGGAAACTGCCGAAAAAGATGATGTGTATATTTTAGGGATTTTTAGAAAAGAAGATGGTGCGAATATCGGCAATATAGAAGTGATCAAGATTCTTAGACAGGATTATGACTGGGCCATGATGGGGTACTCCATTCACAATCAATTTTTCCGGCAAGGCTACGGGAAGGAAAGTGTTCAAGCGGCAACTGAGTTATTTTTTTCTGAACTAAATTTTCATCGCATTGAACTGCAAATTAACGTCGATAATGAGCCTTCTCAAAAACTAGCGGAGAGTGCAGGGTTTCAATTTGAATGCGTAAGAAAAGATTTTTTCTACGAAGGCGGGAAATGGATCGATCAACTCATTTATTATAAAAATCGTAATAATAGTTGGTAA
- a CDS encoding zf-TFIIB domain-containing protein: MKCPKCVEVELQEIKKESVFIDVCPTCKGIWLDRGELEMIVRELKQERTNKTKDKSTKDKKETTMLDVLSDLIVFW, encoded by the coding sequence ATGAAGTGTCCTAAATGTGTTGAGGTGGAATTACAGGAAATAAAAAAAGAATCTGTATTCATTGATGTTTGTCCAACTTGTAAAGGCATATGGCTCGACCGCGGGGAGCTCGAAATGATTGTGCGAGAACTGAAGCAAGAACGGACTAATAAAACCAAAGATAAATCCACAAAAGATAAAAAAGAAACAACGATGCTTGATGTACTAAGTGATCTAATCGTGTTTTGGTAG
- a CDS encoding transcription repressor NadR: protein MTSNEKILGSDRRNLLVKLLKDASNPIPGRELGEITNVSRQVISGDVTLLKAKGEPIIATSRGYVYMHPIGEQNKIEKVIVCNHTSHQTEEELNILVDHGITVKDVKVEHPIYGDLTASVMVSNRSEVKNFIENIKQTNASYLLELTEGIHLHTIVAKSEQEINNAEEALRKADILVE, encoded by the coding sequence ATGACTTCGAATGAAAAGATTTTGGGTAGTGATCGCCGTAATTTACTTGTTAAATTATTAAAGGATGCGAGTAACCCGATACCCGGCAGAGAACTTGGGGAAATCACAAATGTTAGCCGGCAGGTTATTTCTGGAGATGTTACTTTGTTAAAAGCAAAAGGCGAACCGATTATCGCGACTAGTCGCGGATATGTGTATATGCATCCAATCGGGGAACAGAATAAAATTGAAAAAGTTATCGTATGCAACCATACATCGCACCAAACGGAAGAAGAATTAAATATATTAGTCGATCATGGAATCACCGTGAAGGACGTAAAAGTTGAACATCCGATTTATGGAGATTTAACTGCTTCAGTCATGGTTTCAAATCGAAGTGAAGTGAAGAACTTCATCGAAAATATTAAACAAACCAACGCATCTTATTTATTGGAATTAACCGAAGGCATACACCTTCATACGATTGTCGCTAAAAGCGAACAAGAAATTAATAACGCTGAAGAGGCATTAAGAAAAGCGGATATTCTCGTCGAGTGA
- a CDS encoding replication-associated recombination protein A has translation MQNEPLAYRMRPQTIDEIAGQEEIIGKQTALYKLIKKGHVPSMLLYGEPGIGKTSLAHAIAGTSNLPFIALNATVSGKKDVEDVVTEARMTGKVLLFLDEIHRFNKLQQDTLLPHVEGGSIVLIGATTENPFHDVNPAIRSRCGEIRQLTRLEPDDLLGVLRRALEDEDRGLGKKKIGITDEQLQMIAEGVNGDARKALNVLESTVIASDEVDGETIVEDWLIKNLLGRIGLFGDNKGSHFYNLLSALQKSVRGSDVNAAMYYLAHLLETGDIIAVSRRLLVMAYEDVGLASPEVGPHVLAATDAAVRLGMPEARIPLANAVVEMCLASKSNSAYKAFDAAVNAINTGKTGDIPLHLRDTHYAGAAVLGHIGYQYPHDSPIGSFGGWVNQQYLPDKVEGTEFYRPVLAGEEVKLAAIYDRLNDFKKKK, from the coding sequence TTGCAAAACGAACCATTAGCATATCGAATGAGGCCGCAAACGATTGATGAAATCGCCGGTCAAGAAGAAATTATCGGGAAACAAACCGCTCTTTATAAGTTGATAAAAAAAGGGCATGTCCCGTCAATGTTGTTATACGGTGAGCCCGGAATAGGAAAAACATCGCTCGCCCATGCAATTGCAGGTACAAGCAACTTACCCTTTATCGCGTTGAATGCGACGGTTTCTGGGAAAAAGGATGTTGAAGATGTTGTTACCGAGGCACGTATGACAGGAAAAGTTCTATTATTTTTAGATGAAATTCATAGATTCAATAAATTGCAGCAAGATACCTTACTTCCGCATGTAGAAGGCGGTTCGATTGTTTTAATCGGCGCAACGACTGAAAATCCATTTCATGATGTGAATCCCGCGATTCGGTCGCGTTGCGGGGAAATCCGTCAACTTACTCGGTTAGAGCCCGATGATTTATTAGGCGTGCTTCGACGAGCATTGGAAGACGAAGACCGAGGACTTGGTAAAAAGAAAATCGGCATAACTGATGAACAGCTTCAAATGATTGCGGAAGGCGTTAACGGGGACGCTCGCAAAGCTTTAAACGTTCTTGAATCCACCGTTATTGCAAGTGATGAAGTTGATGGAGAAACGATTGTTGAAGACTGGTTAATAAAAAATCTTTTAGGCAGGATCGGGTTATTTGGTGATAATAAGGGATCGCATTTTTACAACTTATTATCTGCTTTGCAAAAATCCGTTCGCGGCAGCGATGTAAATGCAGCAATGTATTATTTGGCGCATTTACTGGAAACAGGAGATATTATCGCTGTCTCTAGACGACTTCTTGTCATGGCTTATGAAGATGTTGGACTTGCCTCACCGGAAGTCGGACCTCATGTTCTTGCCGCGACCGATGCTGCAGTTCGACTCGGGATGCCGGAAGCACGGATTCCACTGGCGAATGCAGTTGTTGAAATGTGCCTGGCTTCCAAATCAAACTCTGCCTATAAAGCATTCGATGCTGCTGTTAATGCGATAAATACCGGGAAAACGGGAGACATCCCACTCCATTTACGTGACACGCACTATGCGGGCGCGGCCGTTCTTGGCCATATAGGCTACCAATATCCCCATGACTCCCCTATCGGCTCTTTTGGAGGCTGGGTAAATCAACAATATTTGCCGGACAAGGTTGAAGGCACGGAATTTTATAGGCCTGTTCTCGCGGGTGAAGAAGTAAAGCTTGCGGCAATCTATGATCGATTAAATGATTTCAAGAAAAAGAAATGA
- the cymR gene encoding cysteine metabolism transcriptional regulator CymR produces MKISTRGRYGLTVVVVLGTKYGDGPIPLRQIAEEQSLSEAYLEQLIPQLRNNGIVKSVRGAYGGYMLAKPPTEITSGDVIRVLEGPIQPIEGLGDTDIPQHELWKRIADAVRDVLDTTTIADLIKSNDESKNDSYMFYI; encoded by the coding sequence ATGAAAATTTCGACAAGGGGACGATACGGGTTAACAGTCGTAGTTGTGCTCGGAACAAAATACGGAGATGGTCCAATTCCACTTCGTCAAATCGCTGAAGAACAATCATTATCGGAAGCCTATTTGGAACAATTAATACCGCAACTGCGCAATAATGGAATTGTGAAAAGTGTGCGCGGGGCTTACGGAGGCTATATGCTAGCTAAACCTCCAACAGAAATCACTTCGGGGGATGTCATTCGTGTATTAGAAGGGCCTATTCAACCGATTGAAGGACTTGGCGATACGGATATACCCCAACATGAATTATGGAAGCGGATTGCTGATGCAGTTCGAGACGTTTTAGATACAACAACAATCGCCGATCTCATCAAATCAAATGATGAATCGAAAAATGATAGTTATATGTTTTACATTTAA
- a CDS encoding cysteine desulfurase family protein gives MTTIYLDHAATTPVHPAVATKYAELLGSLFGNPSSIHSYGREARKWLDDARRTMAGSINAKPSEIIFTSGGTEADNIAIFGTVNAMKNKGNHIITTTIEHHAVLNTCKQLELDGYDVTFLEVDKNGRIDVEQVRNALTEETILVTIMLGNNEVGTVQPIREIGELLKEHQAIFHTDAVQAYGILPIDVDELQVDLLSVSSHKLNGPKGVGFLYERTGMTTKPHLYGGEQERKRRAGTENVPAIVAFSDAVNIAYESIEENTKKYHAFERILKTTFQEQDINFSVNAMDTERLPHIVNISFPGTDIESLLVNLDMAGVCVSSGSACTAGSLDPSHVLTAMFGDGAPELRNSVRFSFGLGLDDDHIKTAALKTAEIVKRLVK, from the coding sequence ATGACGACTATATATCTTGATCATGCCGCGACGACGCCGGTTCATCCAGCTGTTGCTACAAAGTATGCCGAATTACTAGGCTCATTATTTGGAAATCCCTCGAGCATTCATAGTTACGGTAGAGAAGCACGTAAATGGTTGGACGACGCACGGAGAACAATGGCCGGGTCAATTAACGCTAAACCCTCTGAAATTATTTTCACCTCTGGCGGGACCGAAGCAGATAACATCGCTATCTTCGGTACGGTAAATGCGATGAAAAATAAAGGGAACCATATTATCACAACAACTATTGAACATCACGCTGTTTTAAATACTTGTAAACAACTTGAATTAGATGGGTATGATGTTACATTTTTAGAGGTAGACAAAAATGGGAGAATCGATGTTGAGCAAGTTAGAAATGCACTCACTGAAGAAACGATTTTGGTGACAATCATGTTAGGCAATAACGAAGTCGGGACAGTGCAACCGATTCGCGAAATTGGTGAACTTCTAAAAGAACACCAAGCCATCTTTCACACAGATGCTGTTCAAGCTTATGGGATATTGCCAATTGACGTGGATGAACTTCAGGTTGATTTACTATCTGTTTCCTCCCATAAATTAAACGGTCCAAAAGGGGTTGGCTTCCTTTATGAACGAACTGGGATGACTACGAAACCACATTTGTACGGTGGAGAACAAGAACGAAAACGACGCGCGGGTACTGAAAATGTTCCGGCGATTGTCGCATTTTCAGATGCAGTGAATATTGCATATGAGTCAATTGAAGAAAACACAAAGAAATATCATGCATTTGAAAGAATTCTAAAGACAACATTTCAAGAGCAAGACATAAACTTTTCTGTTAATGCTATGGACACGGAAAGATTACCACATATCGTAAATATCAGTTTTCCTGGAACAGATATTGAATCACTACTTGTTAATCTTGATATGGCGGGGGTTTGTGTTTCAAGCGGTTCGGCGTGCACAGCAGGCTCACTGGATCCATCACACGTCTTAACGGCGATGTTCGGGGACGGTGCGCCGGAGCTTCGAAACTCTGTCAGATTTAGTTTTGGACTCGGACTGGATGATGACCATATAAAAACAGCTGCATTGAAAACGGCTGAAATCGTAAAGAGATTAGTAAAATGA
- the mnmA gene encoding tRNA 2-thiouridine(34) synthase MnmA, which translates to MNTKKAPSETRVVVGMSGGVDSSVAALLLKEQGYDVIGIFMKNWDDTDEFGVCTATEDYEDVISVCNDIGIPYYAVNFEKQYWDKVFTYFLDEYKAGRTPNPDVMCNKEIKFKAFLEHAMSLGADYLATGHYAQVVEAEGGVSMLRGKDDNKDQSYFLNQLTQEMLQKVMFPIGHLDKEVVREKALEAGLSTAKKKDSTGICFIGERNFKDFLGEYLPAQPGLMKTMSGEKMGKHDGLMYYTIGQRHGLGIGGAGDPWFVIGKDLKENVLLVEQGFHHDALYSDSLTAIDVSFSTAREMPKTFSCTAKFRYRQPDTNVTVELLDDNKAIVKFEQPVRAITPGQAVVFYDGEECLGGGTIDTVIKNGIELDYVG; encoded by the coding sequence ATGAATACAAAAAAAGCGCCATCCGAAACACGCGTTGTCGTTGGCATGTCAGGTGGCGTCGATTCTTCTGTAGCTGCATTGCTATTGAAAGAACAAGGTTATGACGTCATCGGTATCTTTATGAAAAATTGGGATGATACGGACGAATTCGGCGTATGTACAGCCACTGAAGACTATGAGGATGTCATTAGCGTCTGTAATGATATCGGGATCCCTTATTACGCGGTTAATTTTGAAAAACAGTATTGGGATAAAGTATTTACTTATTTCTTAGATGAGTATAAAGCAGGACGAACACCAAATCCGGATGTCATGTGCAATAAAGAAATCAAATTCAAAGCATTTCTTGAACATGCAATGAGCCTGGGTGCCGATTATTTAGCAACAGGCCATTATGCACAAGTCGTCGAGGCAGAAGGCGGCGTTTCAATGCTGCGCGGAAAAGACGACAATAAAGACCAGTCGTACTTTTTAAACCAGTTGACGCAGGAAATGTTGCAAAAAGTAATGTTTCCAATCGGCCATCTCGATAAAGAAGTAGTTCGTGAGAAAGCACTTGAAGCAGGATTATCAACAGCGAAGAAAAAAGATTCGACTGGGATTTGTTTTATCGGCGAACGAAATTTCAAGGATTTCCTCGGAGAATATTTACCTGCTCAACCTGGACTCATGAAAACGATGTCCGGTGAAAAGATGGGGAAACATGACGGACTGATGTACTACACAATTGGTCAACGGCACGGCCTAGGTATAGGCGGCGCAGGAGATCCGTGGTTCGTCATCGGAAAAGATTTGAAAGAAAATGTGTTATTAGTTGAACAAGGCTTCCATCACGATGCACTTTATTCGGATAGTCTGACTGCAATTGATGTCAGTTTTTCAACTGCGCGTGAAATGCCGAAAACATTTAGCTGCACAGCTAAATTCCGCTATCGCCAACCCGATACGAATGTTACCGTTGAATTATTGGATGACAATAAGGCAATTGTGAAATTTGAACAACCCGTCCGTGCAATTACGCCAGGACAAGCAGTTGTTTTTTATGACGGCGAAGAATGTCTCGGCGGCGGGACGATCGACACAGTGATTAAAAATGGCATTGAACTTGATTATGTTGGGTAA
- a CDS encoding lipopolysaccharide assembly protein LapB, producing the protein MNYNETGIAALQEGKYEKAVESFVKAIEEEPKNAVGYINMGNVFASLGDPEKAEPFFQQAITLDENAGTAYYGLANLYFNKERYEESSKLYEQAIQKGVNEADAYYMLGKSLERSDQSKLALPYLQRATELAPNDLEARLSYGILLANMELFTQAADEFGFVIEHDEENADAHYNLGFLYAVSTDRKEDALNHLKKAFTINPDYEQARYIYDMIQLDER; encoded by the coding sequence ATGAATTATAATGAAACCGGAATTGCCGCGCTCCAAGAAGGCAAGTATGAAAAAGCGGTAGAGTCTTTTGTAAAAGCAATAGAAGAAGAACCGAAAAACGCTGTCGGCTATATTAATATGGGAAATGTGTTCGCGTCACTTGGTGATCCTGAAAAGGCGGAACCATTTTTTCAACAAGCAATTACGCTTGATGAAAATGCCGGAACTGCCTATTACGGGCTAGCAAATCTTTATTTCAACAAAGAACGATACGAAGAATCATCTAAATTGTATGAGCAGGCAATACAAAAGGGCGTTAATGAAGCAGACGCGTATTATATGCTTGGAAAAAGTTTGGAGCGCTCAGATCAATCTAAACTTGCATTGCCTTATTTACAACGGGCAACTGAATTAGCACCTAATGATCTAGAAGCGAGATTATCTTACGGAATACTTCTAGCTAATATGGAGTTATTTACGCAAGCCGCCGATGAGTTCGGCTTTGTCATTGAACATGATGAAGAAAATGCGGATGCTCACTACAATTTAGGTTTTTTATACGCAGTGTCAACCGATCGGAAGGAAGATGCATTAAATCATCTCAAAAAAGCATTCACGATTAACCCCGATTACGAACAAGCGCGATATATTTACGATATGATTCAACTTGACGAACGGTAA